The following coding sequences are from one Epilithonimonas vandammei window:
- a CDS encoding GLPGLI family protein codes for MRNLTLLFLLFTNLYFSQTNRFIYELKYRSEPTQDYRTDLMALDIDAKNVRFYDYKFVEYDSINKKANEYSSRYSTKTDQVLTRKLNSNKNIWYRDFFDYFAVTTNDEMKWKLSNETQNFEGYKLQKATTKFAGRDWTAWFSKDVNISEGPYKFRGLPGLIFILEDNQKDFVYKLVKNIKLPRTYDTKEFVETHYGKPALPVTNEKFNKYIQEIYADPIRMFSAQMKDGGKATFKNETVESMEELNKKKAMLQNGIKSRYIYIEKDKAPKFN; via the coding sequence ATGAGGAATTTAACACTTTTATTTTTACTTTTTACAAATCTTTATTTTTCGCAAACCAACCGATTTATTTATGAATTAAAATATCGGAGCGAACCAACCCAAGATTATAGAACTGATTTAATGGCGTTAGATATTGACGCAAAAAATGTAAGATTTTACGATTATAAATTTGTAGAATATGACAGCATAAATAAAAAAGCGAACGAATATTCCTCACGTTACAGCACAAAAACCGACCAAGTTTTAACTAGAAAATTAAATTCTAACAAAAATATTTGGTATAGAGACTTTTTTGACTATTTCGCAGTCACTACAAACGACGAAATGAAGTGGAAACTCTCAAATGAAACGCAAAATTTTGAAGGCTACAAACTTCAAAAAGCAACTACAAAATTTGCGGGAAGAGATTGGACGGCTTGGTTTTCAAAAGATGTAAATATTTCTGAAGGACCTTACAAATTTAGAGGTTTACCCGGATTGATTTTCATTTTGGAAGACAATCAAAAAGATTTTGTTTACAAACTTGTCAAAAACATAAAACTTCCAAGAACATACGACACAAAGGAATTTGTTGAAACACATTACGGAAAACCCGCACTTCCCGTAACAAATGAGAAGTTTAACAAATACATTCAGGAAATTTATGCAGACCCAATAAGAATGTTTTCTGCTCAAATGAAGGATGGAGGAAAAGCGACATTTAAAAATGAAACTGTTGAAAGCATGGAAGAACTTAATAAGAAAAAAGCAATGTTGCAAAATGGAATTAAAAGCAGATATATTTATATTGAAAAAGACAAAGCGCCAAAATTCAATTAA
- a CDS encoding IS91 family transposase, with protein MESRSKAKHQNGGVADVLRKLNLSARNFTVHQEKTLRALSYCRTSALGGHIDACDGCGNLSISYNSCRNRHCPQCQGHKKEEWIRKREADLLPCSYYHLVFTLPEELNGLSIANPTLVYKTLFEAAWATLNQFGKTEGMQLGMIAILHTWGQNLSLHPHLHCIVPGGGINRQGRWKKKVRNDKYLFSVKAMSKVFRAKFVASLKACGIKDADLMDRLFAKKWVVYAKRPFGGPKQVIEYLGRYTHKVAISNHRIKEVTDKEVRFGYKDYRKGGEKKEMTLSHVEFIRRFSLHILPRRFVRIRHYGILSSSWKRGKLQSLQSDLNIRVPEAKPKTLLNKCRCCKEGNLVTIAIFGQRGPPQDFLFVTQPLSAK; from the coding sequence ATGGAATCCCGAAGTAAGGCAAAGCATCAAAACGGAGGCGTTGCAGATGTTCTTCGTAAACTCAATCTATCGGCCCGGAATTTTACGGTTCATCAGGAAAAAACGCTTCGGGCTCTGTCCTATTGCCGCACTTCAGCGTTGGGTGGTCATATCGATGCGTGTGATGGCTGCGGAAACCTCTCCATCAGTTACAACTCCTGCAGAAACCGTCACTGTCCCCAGTGTCAGGGACACAAAAAGGAAGAATGGATCCGGAAACGTGAAGCGGACTTGCTGCCGTGCAGCTATTACCATCTGGTTTTTACGCTTCCTGAAGAACTGAACGGTTTGTCCATTGCCAATCCCACCCTTGTTTACAAAACCTTATTTGAAGCCGCCTGGGCAACTTTAAACCAGTTTGGCAAAACGGAAGGAATGCAGCTCGGAATGATTGCGATACTTCACACGTGGGGACAGAACTTGAGCTTGCATCCGCACCTGCACTGCATTGTTCCAGGTGGTGGCATCAACAGGCAGGGCAGATGGAAAAAGAAAGTACGAAACGATAAATATCTGTTCTCCGTAAAGGCGATGAGCAAAGTCTTCCGCGCGAAGTTTGTGGCTTCATTAAAGGCTTGTGGAATTAAAGATGCTGACCTCATGGACAGGCTCTTCGCCAAAAAATGGGTCGTCTATGCCAAAAGACCTTTTGGCGGCCCGAAACAGGTGATTGAATATTTAGGCAGATACACCCACAAAGTCGCCATCAGCAATCACCGCATCAAAGAAGTTACCGATAAAGAAGTTCGTTTTGGCTACAAAGATTACCGGAAAGGTGGCGAAAAAAAGGAGATGACCCTATCCCATGTGGAGTTTATCAGGCGCTTCAGTCTTCATATTCTGCCCAGAAGGTTTGTGCGGATCCGCCATTACGGTATTTTAAGCAGCAGCTGGAAGCGTGGGAAACTGCAGAGTTTACAGTCTGATTTAAACATCCGGGTTCCGGAAGCAAAACCCAAGACTTTGCTCAATAAATGCCGGTGTTGCAAAGAAGGAAACCTGGTAACCATTGCCATTTTCGGGCAGCGCGGTCCGCCGCAGGACTTTCTTTTCGTCACCCAACCTTTGTCTGCGAAATAA
- a CDS encoding tyrosine-type recombinase/integrase — protein sequence MNRASSEVNGFAELLQRFERNISILGRSKRTFDNYSRHVAAMALHFKTLPTELDPEQVKDYLFELQQRSQTPSQSYFKHTVYGLRFLLKTEGLPYSYLHLPAIPKVKKLPTILSREEIWRMLQSAELLKHKLLIGLIYGCGLRCMEVRNIKLQHLDFDRKMLHIVQGKGSKDRYVPLSEHLIRGLKTFISIENPDQYLFNGNHNRNIEEIDLKTHQNALQKPDFDSRYSQRGVQWVIKTISKKAGITKEVHTHTLRHSYATHLLEDGVPIIMVQKLLGHERIESTMEYLHVCQLSDQQPHSPLDTVFALCRKNGIPK from the coding sequence CTGAATCGTGCCTCGAGCGAAGTTAACGGTTTTGCCGAACTTCTGCAACGCTTCGAAAGAAATATTTCCATCCTGGGCAGAAGCAAGCGTACCTTCGACAATTATTCCCGTCACGTTGCGGCCATGGCGCTACATTTCAAAACATTGCCCACCGAACTGGATCCCGAACAGGTCAAAGACTACCTTTTTGAACTCCAGCAGCGAAGCCAAACCCCATCACAGTCCTATTTTAAACATACCGTTTACGGACTGCGGTTTTTGCTGAAAACCGAAGGTTTGCCCTACAGCTACCTCCATCTTCCCGCGATTCCAAAAGTGAAAAAACTTCCCACTATTTTAAGCCGTGAAGAAATCTGGCGAATGCTTCAAAGTGCTGAACTCCTGAAACACAAACTGCTCATCGGCCTCATCTACGGGTGCGGACTGCGTTGTATGGAAGTAAGGAATATCAAGCTTCAGCATTTGGATTTCGACCGGAAGATGCTGCATATCGTGCAGGGAAAAGGCAGCAAAGACCGCTATGTTCCCCTGTCCGAACATTTAATCAGAGGCTTGAAAACCTTCATCAGTATTGAAAATCCGGATCAGTATTTATTCAATGGGAACCATAACAGGAATATTGAGGAGATTGATTTAAAAACACATCAAAACGCTTTACAGAAACCTGATTTTGACTCCCGCTACAGCCAGCGCGGCGTTCAGTGGGTAATCAAGACCATCTCAAAAAAAGCCGGCATCACCAAAGAGGTTCACACCCATACTTTGCGCCACAGCTACGCCACGCATCTGCTGGAAGACGGCGTTCCGATCATCATGGTTCAGAAACTTCTGGGTCATGAAAGAATTGAATCGACGATGGAATACCTCCATGTCTGCCAGCTATCGGATCAGCAGCCGCACAGCCCCCTGGATACCGTTTTCGCTTTATGCCGCAAAAATGGAATCCCGAAGTAA
- a CDS encoding tetratricopeptide repeat protein has translation MGLFDFFKSGDNKKPSIDLADFKFLSDDHTRIENGRSTNANNKGAWRGIRVKTSDNETFFVTMYNMNENHPVWGDNIQMAEKRMKVVEENTDKTVLRGFGTDVMGASFADYGLTLHKSNNNVIKVTLHMHDRNIDIVYEKAENKTQSSKLDNYSKSDSFENFVERFRTMAMPEKMQIAMQTDLINNQGADAYENGNIELAIEKFQQALKIMPINDDALINLCRCYTRIGEYEKTIDPLKKLNYLNPNTKKKIIAYSLLMHLLEDFDSDGGAVSPSTLINFIKEKFEITTNDTEIKNIIQIINEPYNRHILVYMIGGGFGFGMGSGESPYMTSDGTTKSVIRDEIRDVLNWD, from the coding sequence ATGGGATTATTTGACTTTTTTAAATCAGGCGACAACAAAAAACCTTCAATTGATTTGGCGGACTTTAAATTTCTCTCGGACGACCATACAAGAATTGAAAATGGACGATCAACAAATGCTAATAATAAGGGTGCTTGGAGAGGAATAAGAGTAAAAACTTCTGACAATGAAACTTTTTTTGTGACAATGTACAATATGAATGAGAACCATCCAGTTTGGGGCGACAATATTCAAATGGCAGAAAAAAGAATGAAAGTTGTTGAAGAAAATACTGATAAAACTGTTCTTCGTGGTTTTGGTACAGATGTGATGGGTGCTTCTTTTGCTGACTATGGACTTACACTTCACAAATCAAACAATAATGTGATTAAAGTGACATTACATATGCACGATAGAAATATTGACATTGTATATGAAAAAGCAGAAAACAAAACCCAATCATCTAAATTAGACAACTACTCAAAGAGTGATAGCTTTGAGAATTTTGTCGAACGATTTCGTACAATGGCTATGCCTGAGAAAATGCAAATTGCAATGCAAACAGATTTGATAAATAATCAAGGTGCAGATGCTTATGAAAATGGAAATATAGAATTAGCGATAGAAAAATTTCAACAAGCATTGAAAATAATGCCTATAAATGATGACGCATTAATAAATCTGTGTAGATGCTATACTAGAATTGGCGAATATGAAAAAACTATTGACCCTTTAAAAAAACTTAATTATTTAAATCCAAACACCAAAAAGAAAATCATCGCTTATAGTTTGCTTATGCATTTATTAGAAGATTTTGACTCTGATGGAGGTGCTGTAAGTCCTTCAACACTTATTAATTTTATTAAAGAGAAGTTTGAGATTACAACCAACGATACTGAAATCAAGAATATAATACAGATAATAAATGAACCTTATAATAGACATATTTTAGTCTATATGATTGGTGGAGGTTTCGGATTTGGAATGGGTTCCGGAGAAAGTCCTTATATGACTTCTGATGGTACTACGAAATCTGTAATCCGTGACGAAATAAGAGACGTTTTAAATTGGGATTAA
- a CDS encoding tyrosine-type recombinase/integrase → MLGRSQSTFQNYSRHVAAVSLHFGKIPTELDPEQIHDYLFYLQKKSKSPSQSYFKHTVYGLRFLLKSEGLSYDFLSLPEIKKEKKLPVVLSKQEVWQMLSGCKLLKHKILIGILYGCGLRCMEVRNLRLCDLDFGRKQLKVVQGKGKKDRYLPLSEHLIRGLKKYIEAEKPDDYLFGEPRGGRAGGDFDSRYSQRGVQWAVKQASKTANILKDVSVHTLRHSFATHLLEDGMDILSIKNLLGHESIDTTLVYLQIAQLSTQKLFSPLDTLFSEFGKK, encoded by the coding sequence GTGTTGGGAAGAAGCCAAAGTACCTTTCAAAATTACTCCAGACACGTCGCTGCGGTGTCGCTACATTTCGGGAAAATTCCTACAGAATTGGATCCCGAGCAAATTCACGATTACCTTTTTTACCTTCAGAAAAAATCTAAATCTCCATCACAATCGTACTTTAAACACACCGTTTACGGGCTTCGGTTTCTGCTAAAATCGGAAGGTTTAAGCTATGATTTTTTGAGTCTTCCGGAAATTAAAAAAGAGAAAAAACTGCCTGTAGTTCTCAGTAAACAGGAGGTTTGGCAGATGTTGTCCGGCTGTAAACTTTTAAAACATAAAATTTTGATCGGCATTCTTTACGGCTGCGGATTGCGATGTATGGAAGTTCGAAATCTGCGTTTGTGCGACTTAGATTTTGGTCGAAAACAACTCAAAGTGGTTCAGGGAAAAGGAAAAAAAGACCGCTATTTGCCACTTTCTGAGCATCTGATTCGGGGACTCAAAAAGTATATCGAAGCGGAAAAACCGGATGATTATCTCTTTGGAGAACCTCGTGGAGGGCGTGCTGGTGGCGATTTCGATTCCCGTTACTCCCAGCGCGGCGTTCAGTGGGCGGTAAAGCAGGCATCAAAAACGGCAAACATCCTGAAAGATGTGAGCGTCCATACGCTTCGTCACAGTTTTGCGACGCATCTTCTGGAAGATGGGATGGATATTTTGAGCATCAAAAATCTTCTCGGTCACGAAAGTATTGACACGACGCTGGTTTATCTTCAAATTGCACAACTTTCCACACAAAAACTCTTTTCACCGCTCGATACCCTTTTTTCAGAATTTGGGAAGAAATGA
- a CDS encoding S41 family peptidase, whose translation MKKISILTILILLTQNIYSQNFGEFPKIEKEKLQRDLDLLHQGLDKFHSGMYWYTPKDSVDIAFQDAKNQINTDLNVFEFHKIIAPLVALSREDHTDIFLPKEVKEQTNKNENIRFLPLTVVFLGEKLYCVKNASNNSAKIENLEIEKINGETPKEIVTKIGILFASDGYIKSVKYSDLGGFNFSKNYFYYYGIIEKYEVKFKEITEPITINSLSISQINENLKKNNNIDKEKTENEPLQFKIINAKTAYLDIQTFSNDIIKRESKYKTLKKFLKQSFSEIKEHNIKNVIIDVSKNGGGTEGNEGLLYSYFGDNYQKYSKVRVKTQKVILNNGIDKPIKLKVFGFLERIFVNKKMKDGSLERKNNLGLGLMAYKKAPKDTFKGNVYVLISPITYSGGSEFSNMMYSQGLATFIGQETGGGYYGNTSGYSQDLTLPNSKITIEIPALQFVMNVEPKLPFGSGVKPNYEVIPTINQYINNENIYLEYALKLISEKQ comes from the coding sequence ATGAAGAAAATATCAATACTAACAATATTAATTTTACTGACACAAAATATCTATTCTCAAAACTTTGGTGAATTTCCAAAAATTGAAAAAGAAAAACTTCAAAGAGATTTAGATTTACTACATCAAGGCTTGGATAAGTTTCATTCAGGAATGTATTGGTACACACCAAAAGACAGTGTTGATATTGCTTTTCAAGACGCAAAAAATCAAATTAATACTGATTTAAACGTTTTTGAGTTCCACAAAATAATCGCACCATTAGTAGCATTATCAAGAGAAGACCACACAGACATTTTTTTACCAAAAGAAGTTAAAGAACAGACCAATAAAAATGAAAATATTCGATTTTTACCTTTAACTGTGGTTTTCTTGGGCGAGAAGTTATATTGTGTCAAAAATGCTTCAAATAATTCTGCAAAAATTGAAAATCTTGAAATTGAAAAAATCAATGGAGAAACACCCAAAGAAATTGTCACAAAAATTGGAATTTTATTTGCATCAGATGGGTACATAAAATCTGTAAAATACAGTGATTTGGGTGGCTTTAATTTTTCTAAAAACTATTTTTACTACTATGGAATAATTGAGAAATATGAAGTGAAATTCAAAGAAATTACAGAGCCTATCACAATTAATTCATTGTCAATTAGTCAAATTAATGAAAACCTAAAAAAGAACAACAATATTGACAAAGAAAAAACTGAAAATGAACCTTTGCAATTCAAAATTATAAATGCAAAAACAGCTTATTTGGATATTCAAACATTCTCAAACGACATAATTAAAAGAGAAAGCAAATATAAAACATTAAAAAAGTTCTTGAAACAAAGTTTTTCCGAAATAAAAGAACATAATATTAAAAATGTGATTATTGACGTTAGTAAAAATGGCGGTGGAACTGAAGGAAATGAAGGTTTGTTATATTCTTATTTTGGCGATAATTACCAAAAATACTCTAAAGTAAGAGTCAAAACTCAAAAAGTAATCCTTAATAATGGAATTGACAAACCGATAAAACTTAAAGTATTCGGATTTTTAGAACGAATTTTTGTAAACAAAAAAATGAAAGATGGAAGTCTTGAAAGAAAAAATAATTTAGGTCTCGGACTTATGGCATACAAAAAAGCACCAAAAGACACCTTTAAAGGTAATGTGTATGTTCTCATTAGTCCAATAACATATTCTGGCGGTAGCGAATTTTCAAATATGATGTATTCGCAAGGATTAGCAACATTTATTGGACAAGAAACAGGCGGAGGTTATTATGGAAATACGAGTGGATATAGTCAAGATTTAACTTTGCCAAATTCCAAAATAACCATTGAAATCCCAGCATTACAATTTGTGATGAATGTTGAACCAAAATTACCATTTGGAAGTGGAGTAAAACCCAATTACGAAGTAATCCCAACAATAAATCAATATATTAATAATGAAAATATTTACTTAGAATATGCATTAAAATTAATAAGCGAAAAACAATAA